A region from the Sandaracinus amylolyticus genome encodes:
- a CDS encoding YbjN domain-containing protein: MTMRNRVLGIAMLLLGVAVGRLVDVVPALAQEGTEEAPARATETVPEGQPRYLAAMRTELEHMGIEGFACNATDAQRATCELTQRGPSSQREFRIRTAYSDRTDTVYVYVERFLVAPQDAPTTDAVMRRLMELNWQMLLGKLEWDPSDGEVRLAMVLNTDSNFDRRAFRSAIRGIVQLADRYWSELDRVQRGS; this comes from the coding sequence ATGACGATGCGGAACCGTGTGCTCGGGATCGCGATGCTCCTCCTCGGCGTCGCGGTCGGCAGGCTCGTGGACGTGGTGCCGGCGCTCGCGCAGGAGGGCACCGAAGAGGCGCCCGCGCGCGCGACCGAGACGGTGCCCGAGGGGCAGCCGCGGTACCTCGCCGCGATGCGCACCGAGCTCGAGCACATGGGCATCGAGGGCTTCGCGTGCAACGCGACCGACGCGCAGCGCGCGACGTGCGAGCTCACCCAGCGCGGCCCGAGCTCGCAGCGCGAGTTCCGCATCCGCACGGCGTACAGCGACCGCACCGACACCGTGTACGTCTACGTCGAGCGCTTCCTCGTGGCGCCCCAGGACGCGCCGACGACCGACGCGGTGATGCGCCGGCTGATGGAGCTCAACTGGCAGATGCTGCTCGGCAAGCTCGAGTGGGATCCCAGCGACGGCGAGGTGCGCCTCGCGATGGTGCTCAACACCGACTCGAACTTCGATCGCCGCGCGTTCCGCAGCGCGATCCGCGGGATCGTGCAGCTCGCGGATCGCTACTGGAGCGAGCTCGATCGGGTGCAGCGCGGCTCGTGA